One Gossypium arboreum isolate Shixiya-1 chromosome 13, ASM2569848v2, whole genome shotgun sequence genomic window, ACAAGAATTTAAAAGGCTCTGGTTTGATTGCAGAAAGCTGATTTAAAAGAGACTTTTGAACTTGTTCATAGAACAAAACCTAATTAGAATATCAGAAAATAGATTATTACAAGTGGTATACTTTCTTACCAGATCTTCCCAAAAGCGACCTGAAACAACCTTTTTGAACCGAATTATCCACTTGCCACCATTGCAGTTTGCAGAGTCCTGAGATAATAACAATTTTATGAAACCACAAAGGAATCATGTTAAATAAAATGTTCAAGATTTGATAGCagttatataatattatatatatataaaaagtggCACTGGCAGTTTGAAGGGAAGGCCTTCGATAATTACCTCCCATAGCGGACGGATTCCCTCCTTGAATAAATGCAAATCTGTTGGGCTTGGCAAAGTAGAAGGACGGGCCAAGTGGCAATAACAGACCCAAAAACCTTCAACCTAAAAAGAAACATTTATACCAAGGTGAGAGTGTTTACAATCAAACACAGTTAGCTTTTTAAAAAGAACTTACAGTACTGAAATCCACAATTTTCTTTATATTGTCCTCGTAGGCTGTTTGGGTTCGAACTCCAGGTGTCCGACGAGTATACCAGAAGACAAACTTGTGCTGTAAAAAATGTGAGAACCGAATGAAGGGACTAATAAGCAACCAATTTGGCACTTGAATAGCTATATATATGTCAGACCAAGAAAATGAAGAGCcaagaaaatcataaaaattgaagACTAAGTTAGTTGGATACAGCTCCTTTAGATCATGAAACATGAACTACAACATAAAAGGTAGCACAGTGCGGAGATTATACTTTCCCTTAACTCGAAGTGAATTCATTTTACCTTAGTTAATTAGGAGTTTAGGATTAATTATAGAATGTGTAGAAACTGAGTTGGATACATTACTTTGCTAAGGTAGTACCATGGCGGGCTATCTTGACCATGAAAAGAGATTCATTTCAAGGTTTACTTTCATTTGTTATCATGGTGTTCTTTCACATTTTGATCAAAATTTGGATTGTCTAGTTCAATAAGATATCCATAGGTGTTTAACTGAATTCAGGTAAACTAATGCATCGCCATGATAGTATTGGAGAACccatttttctcttctaagtCGAAGCATGCACTTCTGCAACCACATTATGAACTTAAAAGTTACGTGCTGCAAAATCTCCGGGAtgctttaatatatataataatcaaCTAATCACTTCCTAGACTACCTCTTCAAACTAttcaggaaaaaaaaaacaaagagaaaacagtGTTTCTATTACATAAATTCTTTCGctgaatcgtcaagtgtctcaatTGAGTAAATCATTCCAAATGTTATAACTTCAAAAAGGAATCAATATTTCAATATGAATACGTGAAAATTGACAGGAGAAACAATTCAGCAAAATGATATAAATTTCCGAAAACAAAATTTCTTGTTTTAAAAAGACTAGTGAaagattatatatttaaaatgttaaaaaaaaagttaTCTGAATCGAAATAAAATGCCATAGTCCGTCATTAAACCTAAAAATTTCAAAAgcgatattttgaaattgtaaacaGATCTATCCACAAGCAAAACATTACACATATATTCACATAAAttaatctttttaaaaaaaaagaaagaaaaatcatGAGAAATAAAAATACCTTGAGAGGATGCAAACCGGCTTTGAGGTCACGGGCTCGGCGTTCTTCAGCTTCTTTACTCGTATTATTGCCATCAGAATCTGTCAAATCGTTGTTAATATTATCATTGTTGCTCAAATCTTTGCTGCTGTTATTGCTCTCTCCTTCCCTTTTCTCCGTAATTTCCATTTTCGATTCTTTTTCCCCTCTCTCTGCAGAAGCCCTAACGTTTTTTTCCCGTGTTCGTTCTTTTAATGGGGGATGGGAAAGAAAAGGAGATGAAACGGTGCGTTGCGCGTTGATGTTT contains:
- the LOC108487133 gene encoding eukaryotic translation initiation factor NCBP; the encoded protein is MEITEKREGESNNSSKDLSNNDNINNDLTDSDGNNTSKEAEERRARDLKAGLHPLKHKFVFWYTRRTPGVRTQTAYEDNIKKIVDFSTVEGFWVCYCHLARPSTLPSPTDLHLFKEGIRPLWEDSANCNGGKWIIRFKKVVSGRFWEDLVLALVGDQLDYGENVCGAVLSIRFNEDILSVWNRNASDHQAVMALRDSIKRHLKLPHSYVMEYKPHDASLRDNSSYRNTWLRG